A region from the Nonlabens sp. YIK11 genome encodes:
- a CDS encoding M14 family metallopeptidase, with amino-acid sequence MRKSLFLSLLFLASIAVQAQLQSPADFLGYEIGTQFSRHADVVRYFEHVAENSDMVTYQEYGKTNERRPLTYAIVTSPANQNNIEQIRKNNLAQTGIIEGNATSDKAIVWLSYNVHGNEASSTEASMVTLYELITTKKDWLENTVVIIDPCVNPDGRDRYANWYNQVASQPYDPLQIAAEHNEPWPGGRPNHYLFDLNRDWAWATQVESQQRLKVYNQWMPQIHVDFHEQGINEPYYFAPAAEPFHEVITDFQREFQTKIGQNHAQYFDNEGWLYFTRERFDLLYPSYGDTYPTYMGAIGMTYEQAGHGRAGLGINNDEGFELTLVDRVVHHKTTGLSTIEVASQNVEKLNTEFEKYFDNSNLTTKSFVLKGSTDQLMALAKLLDRHEIQYGFTGKGKTNGLGYNNDKKTTLEYDTAMVVSTNQPKGKMVQVLFEPNAQLSTPLTYDITAWNLPKAYGLEAVASTSNVSGTSATLDIKTDDNTNNTATGYIAKWNSMQDARFLAKLLKAGIKVRFTEKPFVNNGTTYDRGSLIITKSDNKRIDNFGSIVNSVANEFKRGLEPALSSFATSGPDFGSPDVKLISAPRVALLRGERTSSLSYGATWYFFEQDLGYPVTSIDTGDLGRADLSQFDVLVMPDGYYGSLLNESTLNKVKTFVRSGGKVVALSGAVSAFADKDGFGIAKNDKDQDSTEDKDEKKDLLIPYAAREESGTTDLITGSIFKITMDQTHPMAFGYGDAYYSLKLGSDSYSYLDDGYNVGWITDDVVNVSGFAGDTAKTKLKSSMVFGEQRLGAGSLIYMVDDPLFRAFWENGKLLFVNSVFLVNNNRPEL; translated from the coding sequence ATGCGCAAATCACTATTCCTAAGTCTGTTATTTCTCGCCAGCATCGCCGTGCAGGCACAACTACAATCTCCAGCCGATTTCCTAGGCTATGAAATAGGAACCCAGTTTTCGCGCCATGCAGATGTGGTGCGCTATTTTGAACATGTTGCCGAAAACAGCGATATGGTCACCTATCAAGAATATGGAAAAACCAACGAGCGCCGACCGCTCACGTATGCGATCGTCACCAGTCCAGCGAACCAAAATAACATCGAGCAAATCAGAAAAAACAATCTAGCCCAGACTGGAATCATTGAAGGAAATGCGACTTCAGATAAGGCGATTGTTTGGTTATCCTACAACGTGCACGGTAACGAGGCCAGCAGTACAGAGGCTTCTATGGTGACGCTGTATGAACTCATTACCACTAAAAAAGACTGGCTGGAAAATACGGTCGTCATCATCGATCCATGTGTGAATCCAGACGGTCGCGACCGCTATGCCAACTGGTACAATCAGGTGGCGAGCCAGCCGTACGATCCTTTACAAATTGCGGCAGAACATAACGAACCATGGCCTGGTGGTCGTCCCAATCATTATTTGTTTGACCTGAATCGCGACTGGGCTTGGGCAACGCAGGTAGAATCCCAGCAGCGTTTAAAAGTGTACAACCAGTGGATGCCACAAATACATGTGGATTTTCACGAGCAAGGCATTAATGAGCCGTACTATTTCGCTCCGGCAGCAGAACCTTTTCACGAAGTGATTACCGATTTTCAGCGCGAGTTCCAGACCAAAATAGGACAGAACCACGCCCAGTATTTTGATAACGAAGGCTGGCTATATTTTACCAGAGAACGCTTTGATTTATTGTACCCTAGTTATGGCGATACCTATCCTACCTACATGGGCGCGATTGGAATGACCTATGAGCAAGCCGGTCACGGCCGTGCTGGATTGGGCATCAACAACGATGAAGGTTTTGAATTGACTCTAGTAGATCGTGTGGTGCACCATAAAACTACCGGACTTTCCACTATCGAGGTCGCTTCTCAAAACGTGGAAAAACTCAATACCGAATTTGAGAAATACTTTGACAACAGCAACCTGACTACCAAAAGCTTTGTACTCAAAGGCAGCACTGACCAACTCATGGCACTGGCCAAATTGCTGGACCGTCACGAGATCCAATACGGTTTTACAGGAAAAGGAAAAACCAACGGTTTAGGCTACAACAACGACAAGAAAACCACACTGGAATACGATACCGCCATGGTGGTTTCTACCAACCAACCCAAAGGGAAAATGGTACAAGTACTTTTTGAGCCTAACGCCCAATTGTCCACGCCATTGACTTATGACATTACCGCCTGGAACTTACCCAAAGCCTACGGCCTAGAAGCCGTTGCCAGCACCAGCAATGTTTCTGGGACCAGCGCCACACTCGACATCAAGACCGATGACAATACCAACAACACGGCGACCGGTTATATTGCCAAATGGAACAGCATGCAAGACGCCAGATTCCTGGCCAAATTATTAAAAGCCGGTATCAAAGTTCGCTTTACCGAAAAGCCCTTTGTCAACAACGGCACCACCTACGACCGCGGTAGTTTGATCATTACCAAAAGCGATAACAAAAGAATCGACAACTTTGGCTCGATCGTGAATTCAGTGGCTAATGAATTCAAGCGAGGACTGGAACCGGCGCTAAGCTCTTTTGCCACTTCAGGACCAGATTTTGGTTCGCCAGACGTCAAGTTGATCAGTGCGCCACGAGTGGCCCTGTTGCGCGGTGAGCGCACTTCTTCGTTGAGTTATGGTGCAACTTGGTATTTCTTTGAGCAAGACTTGGGTTATCCTGTAACCTCTATCGATACCGGCGATCTAGGCCGTGCCGATTTAAGCCAATTCGACGTGCTGGTCATGCCAGACGGTTACTATGGCAGTTTGCTCAATGAGAGCACACTCAATAAAGTCAAGACTTTCGTACGCAGTGGCGGCAAGGTCGTCGCCTTGTCTGGAGCCGTGAGTGCCTTTGCAGACAAGGACGGTTTTGGGATTGCCAAAAACGACAAGGACCAAGACTCTACCGAAGATAAGGACGAGAAGAAAGACCTCTTGATCCCTTATGCGGCTCGTGAGGAATCTGGAACCACAGATTTGATCACCGGTAGTATTTTCAAGATCACGATGGACCAGACGCACCCTATGGCCTTTGGCTATGGTGATGCCTATTACAGTTTAAAGTTGGGCAGCGATTCCTACAGCTATTTGGATGACGGCTACAATGTGGGCTGGATCACAGACGACGTGGTCAATGTCTCTGGTTTTGCAGGCGACACGGCCAAAACTAAATTAAAGAGCTCCATGGTATTTGGCGAGCAGCGTTTAGGCGCTGGTAGCCTGATCTATATGGTGGACGATCCATTGTTTCGCGCCTTCTGGGAGAATGGGAAATTGCTGTTTGTCAACTCGGTATTCCTAGTGAATAACAACAGGCCAGAGTTGTAG
- a CDS encoding toll/interleukin-1 receptor domain-containing protein, which produces MATLKDYFELDNKTLSLSKIFTVTVDYKSSFQIVGRIHLDFEANAFYISFYIEETDLVNCPALVALKNLEEIKKLKDEVIVQGGTSGETKMKSEDMFFTGRIFIYDENERSRIYDAEVLKQSQENGHYVQIRRTEYAEGKTVFDHPLAFISHDSRDKENIAKPIVNLLIRQACTVWFDEYSLQVGDSLRESIEKGIKEAKKCILIITPNFLNNSGWTKAEFNSVFTKDILKNDRSILPIWYNVSKEEVYEYSPILLDTVALIWPKDDDVDFEEKKKIIVNKLRTAIIS; this is translated from the coding sequence ATGGCTACACTAAAAGACTATTTCGAATTAGACAACAAAACTTTGTCGCTTTCAAAAATATTCACTGTTACTGTCGATTATAAAAGTTCCTTTCAAATTGTAGGCAGAATTCATTTAGATTTCGAGGCGAATGCTTTTTACATCTCTTTTTATATAGAGGAAACCGATCTTGTCAATTGTCCAGCACTTGTTGCACTTAAAAATCTTGAGGAAATTAAAAAATTGAAAGATGAAGTTATCGTGCAGGGTGGAACTTCAGGAGAAACGAAAATGAAATCAGAAGATATGTTTTTTACTGGTAGAATTTTTATATATGATGAAAATGAAAGAAGTCGGATATATGATGCGGAAGTATTAAAACAATCGCAAGAGAATGGTCATTATGTTCAAATAAGAAGGACGGAATATGCTGAAGGAAAAACAGTGTTCGACCATCCATTAGCCTTCATTTCTCATGATTCTCGCGATAAAGAAAATATTGCGAAACCCATCGTAAATCTGTTAATACGACAAGCATGTACTGTGTGGTTTGATGAATATTCCTTACAAGTAGGCGATAGCCTTAGGGAATCGATCGAAAAAGGAATTAAGGAAGCAAAAAAATGTATCCTTATAATTACTCCAAATTTTTTAAATAATTCTGGCTGGACTAAGGCTGAATTCAATTCGGTCTTTACAAAAGATATTTTAAAAAATGATCGGTCCATATTACCTATATGGTATAATGTATCGAAAGAAGAGGTCTATGAATACTCACCAATACTTCTCGATACGGTAGCCCTAATTTGGCCTAAAGATGATGACGTTGACTTTGAAGAGAAAAAGAAAATTATCGTTAATAAATTAAGAACTGCAATAATATCATAA
- a CDS encoding DUF6140 family protein, which translates to MGLFRITIKSTRTSNGVSIEKGMSVDVISKYSNPITTNGSKEVQDAFLKNYGIDIKKCMGGSRSVLTSYSNLEKIN; encoded by the coding sequence ATGGGACTTTTCAGAATCACAATAAAAAGCACGCGAACATCCAACGGTGTTTCAATTGAAAAAGGAATGAGTGTAGATGTCATTTCAAAATATTCGAATCCAATAACCACTAATGGTAGCAAAGAAGTGCAAGATGCATTCCTGAAAAATTATGGAATAGATATTAAAAAATGTATGGGTGGCTCAAGGTCAGTTTTAACTAGCTACAGCAATCTTGAGAAGATTAACTAA
- a CDS encoding DEAD/DEAH box helicase family protein, translating into MTEYPKEIKFKYSWRKYQQRVLDELQDHLNDRHLHVIAPPGSGKTVLGLEVAIRLNQPTLILAPTIAIRNQWIQRFCELFLQTQITPDWISRDIRNPKFMTVVTYQGLHAACNNWGTEEEEELEDEEEHKENGNGTSTNSELEKIVNGLKLQNIKTIVVDEAHHLKNDWWQTLSKVKEKLDPVIVGLTATPPYDVTATEWQRYIDLNGPVDTEISIPELVIEGDLCPHQDYVHFALPTPIENQKIVEFRKNIERLFLEIKKDGTIIQAIENHPIWLNPNEHLDWIYSNLPYYSACLIFLNTNDRVIPETHLEVIGDKKFKIPKLNYEWMQTLLEFYLYKEKEHFIEFEEHQNTLENRLRRYGAIERRQINFSYNSRVTGFLTSSISKLNSIKEIVDFEHRQLSKDLRLVILSDYIRKEFFINALENDLELDKIGVIPIFEKLRRENTSDQKIAVLTGSIIIIPTSALPGLEAMAAHKGIDQINSSPVPFDHNYVLIHRTDQLKHDIVHIVTQIFQSGEIEVLIGTKSLLGEGWDAPAINSLILASFVGSFVLSNQMRGRAIRTQNGNSHKTGNIWHLVCIDPTSSTGGDDFDLLQRRFRSFVGVSFKEESGIENGIGRLNLLENIHQKEILEKQNSKMFSFAGDRESLQQRWKTALQTGVTLVEEIKIPFSEEKEYKAVKSMYLYKTIRNLIATLFSGLIGFCFDILEGLGRVSRNIRTYQDLYLYLAIFGVIGMIIFGRYSFKTLRLYINYRDIEKDIQQIGDALLNSLIKVGIIKTDSSKLKVETSVDNWGAVFCHLEGGTTFDKSNFINALQEVIAPLDNPRYVIVRKSKFVKLVQQKDYHSVPEILGRNKVLAEYFYHQWERLVGSCDLIFTRTIEGRKLLLKSRVKSLAAQFDDKIEHVNKWR; encoded by the coding sequence TTGACAGAATACCCAAAAGAAATTAAGTTTAAATACAGTTGGAGAAAATACCAACAACGTGTGCTTGACGAATTGCAAGACCACTTAAATGATCGACATCTGCACGTCATTGCTCCACCTGGTTCGGGTAAAACAGTTTTAGGTCTTGAAGTTGCGATTCGATTAAACCAACCTACTTTAATTCTCGCACCTACCATTGCCATACGCAACCAGTGGATCCAAAGATTTTGCGAACTTTTTCTACAAACCCAAATTACTCCTGATTGGATTTCAAGAGATATTCGTAATCCAAAATTCATGACTGTGGTTACCTATCAAGGATTACATGCAGCTTGTAACAATTGGGGAACTGAAGAAGAAGAAGAACTTGAAGATGAAGAAGAACATAAAGAAAATGGAAACGGCACATCTACCAACTCAGAACTCGAGAAAATTGTAAATGGTCTAAAGCTTCAAAATATTAAAACAATTGTGGTGGATGAAGCTCACCATTTAAAAAACGACTGGTGGCAAACACTTTCAAAAGTCAAAGAAAAACTAGACCCAGTAATTGTTGGCCTAACAGCCACACCACCATATGATGTTACCGCTACAGAATGGCAACGATACATAGACCTTAATGGCCCAGTTGACACAGAGATATCCATTCCAGAACTGGTAATTGAAGGTGATTTATGCCCGCATCAAGATTATGTTCATTTTGCCTTACCAACCCCAATTGAAAATCAAAAAATAGTTGAGTTCAGGAAGAACATTGAAAGGCTTTTTCTAGAAATCAAAAAGGACGGAACAATCATCCAAGCCATCGAAAATCATCCGATATGGCTCAACCCTAATGAACATTTAGATTGGATTTATAGTAATCTTCCATACTATTCAGCATGCTTGATTTTTCTAAACACGAATGATAGAGTTATTCCAGAAACACATCTCGAGGTCATTGGAGATAAGAAATTTAAAATTCCGAAACTCAATTATGAATGGATGCAAACTCTACTAGAGTTTTATCTGTACAAAGAAAAGGAGCATTTCATAGAATTCGAGGAACATCAAAATACACTTGAAAATAGGCTGAGAAGATATGGAGCAATAGAAAGACGACAAATAAATTTCTCGTACAACTCACGTGTGACAGGCTTTTTGACTTCCAGCATAAGCAAGCTAAATAGTATCAAAGAGATCGTTGATTTCGAGCACAGGCAATTGAGTAAAGATTTAAGGCTCGTTATTCTTTCAGATTACATCCGGAAAGAATTTTTCATCAATGCCCTTGAAAATGATTTGGAACTCGACAAAATTGGGGTGATTCCAATCTTTGAGAAGTTAAGACGAGAAAACACGAGTGACCAGAAAATAGCTGTCTTGACAGGCTCAATTATAATTATTCCTACGAGTGCCTTACCTGGATTGGAAGCTATGGCAGCTCATAAAGGAATTGATCAAATCAACTCAAGTCCTGTTCCATTTGATCATAATTACGTTCTAATACATCGCACCGATCAGCTAAAACACGACATTGTCCATATTGTAACTCAAATTTTTCAGAGTGGAGAAATTGAGGTTTTGATTGGTACAAAATCACTGCTTGGTGAAGGTTGGGATGCTCCAGCAATCAATTCGTTAATCTTAGCAAGTTTTGTAGGTTCGTTTGTGCTTTCTAACCAAATGCGTGGTAGAGCCATTAGGACTCAAAATGGCAACAGTCACAAAACAGGGAATATTTGGCATTTGGTCTGTATTGATCCAACATCTTCCACAGGTGGAGACGATTTTGACTTATTACAAAGACGTTTCAGAAGCTTTGTGGGTGTTTCTTTTAAAGAAGAATCTGGAATTGAAAACGGCATTGGCCGTTTGAATTTATTAGAGAATATTCATCAAAAGGAAATATTAGAAAAACAGAATAGTAAAATGTTTTCTTTTGCAGGCGATAGGGAAAGTCTGCAACAAAGATGGAAAACGGCTCTTCAAACCGGTGTCACACTTGTTGAAGAAATCAAGATTCCATTCTCTGAAGAAAAGGAATACAAGGCAGTTAAGTCAATGTATTTATATAAAACAATTCGCAACCTTATAGCTACTTTATTTTCAGGTTTAATCGGGTTCTGTTTTGATATTCTAGAAGGACTTGGAAGAGTAAGCAGAAATATAAGAACATATCAAGATCTGTATTTATATCTCGCCATATTCGGAGTTATCGGAATGATTATTTTTGGTAGATACTCTTTCAAAACCTTGAGATTGTATATCAATTATCGGGATATTGAAAAGGATATTCAACAAATTGGCGATGCACTTTTAAACTCATTGATTAAGGTTGGAATTATTAAAACAGATTCTTCCAAATTGAAAGTAGAAACCTCGGTTGATAATTGGGGTGCCGTTTTCTGTCATTTGGAAGGTGGAACGACTTTCGACAAATCAAATTTTATAAACGCACTTCAAGAGGTCATTGCTCCACTCGATAATCCTAGGTATGTAATTGTTAGAAAGAGCAAGTTTGTAAAACTAGTCCAGCAAAAGGACTATCACTCTGTTCCTGAAATACTAGGACGAAATAAAGTTCTGGCTGAATATTTCTACCATCAATGGGAAAGACTTGTGGGTTCTTGCGACTTAATTTTCACTCGAACAATTGAAGGAAGAAAATTGCTTTTAAAATCAAGAGTAAAATCGTTAGCCGCACAGTTTGATGACAAAATAGAACATGTGAATAAATGGAGATGA
- a CDS encoding NAD(P)H-dependent oxidoreductase, whose translation MKNSKSTFLKSMRTRYTTKKYDASKKIESSKIQELKEILRLSPSSINSQPWKFTFVSDPEIKEQLSKHSWHNTNKVLDCDTVVVFSRINNLEVFEQHVSENLPQSSVNYYNDYIKPQTEDQIKTWCDKQVYLALGVFLSACAAMDIDATPMEGVEPEKYDEILKQIDHATLMAVAIGYRDPDDANQPSQKPKSRKDVIKVVDAI comes from the coding sequence ATGAAGAATAGTAAATCTACTTTCCTAAAAAGTATGCGGACGCGATACACGACCAAAAAGTACGACGCGTCAAAAAAAATCGAATCCAGTAAAATTCAAGAGTTAAAAGAGATTTTGAGGCTAAGTCCGTCGTCCATCAACAGCCAGCCATGGAAATTCACCTTTGTTTCAGATCCTGAAATTAAAGAACAGCTTTCCAAGCACTCGTGGCACAATACCAATAAGGTCTTGGACTGTGATACGGTCGTTGTTTTCAGTCGCATCAATAATCTTGAAGTGTTCGAACAACATGTGAGTGAAAACCTACCACAAAGCTCCGTCAACTATTACAACGACTATATAAAACCACAAACCGAGGACCAGATCAAGACCTGGTGTGACAAACAAGTCTATCTAGCGTTAGGAGTTTTCTTAAGCGCCTGTGCCGCTATGGACATTGATGCCACACCTATGGAAGGTGTGGAGCCAGAGAAGTATGACGAAATCCTTAAACAAATTGATCACGCCACGCTCATGGCCGTTGCCATAGGCTACCGCGATCCAGATGACGCCAACCAGCCTAGTCAAAAGCCGAAGTCACGTAAAGATGTTATAAAAGTAGTTGACGCTATCTAA
- a CDS encoding type II toxin-antitoxin system ParD family antitoxin: MARQSISFTKPNDEWLKSQVDNQEYSSKSELVNDLIRQARNQQIEIDWIRAKLEKSENSGFTTDNKEQILAQSKSKLHG, encoded by the coding sequence ATGGCTAGACAAAGTATATCTTTTACAAAACCAAACGATGAGTGGCTTAAGTCACAAGTGGATAATCAAGAGTATTCCAGTAAAAGCGAATTGGTAAACGACTTGATACGTCAAGCAAGAAACCAACAGATAGAAATCGATTGGATCAGGGCAAAATTGGAAAAATCCGAAAATAGTGGATTTACTACGGATAATAAAGAGCAGATCTTAGCTCAATCCAAGTCCAAGCTCCATGGCTAA
- a CDS encoding type II toxin-antitoxin system RelE/ParE family toxin yields the protein MAKYRLSNTAKEDLIRIHHYGVQKFGLQQADEYFETFFEYFEVIARRPYSFEAVDFIKKGYRRFVCGSDSIYYKVNEQTVDIMAIVGQQDLKNKL from the coding sequence ATGGCTAAGTACCGATTAAGCAATACTGCAAAAGAAGACCTCATACGCATCCATCATTACGGTGTTCAAAAGTTTGGACTGCAGCAGGCAGATGAATATTTTGAAACATTTTTTGAATACTTTGAAGTCATTGCAAGAAGGCCTTATTCCTTTGAAGCTGTCGATTTTATAAAAAAAGGATATCGACGCTTCGTTTGCGGTTCAGACAGTATTTACTATAAAGTAAATGAACAAACGGTTGATATTATGGCGATTGTAGGTCAACAAGATTTGAAGAATAAGTTATAG
- a CDS encoding serine hydrolase domain-containing protein — translation MRKSYLKNIFRVLFIAASIGSLYFVPWILVKAWIMPLPDTVQEQVDAIIDYDIDGVVVYVDQVGKAPQFYAAGYKDRANKIPADPHALFKIASINKLYVAVAITKLVHQNKLALDQNLAHYFPELTDRIEYADQITVRNMVMHRSGIPNFTDHPGFWEQPHEKDFDVLEYALDLPANFAPDTDYEYSNTNYLLLTRLIEKAVGYSHHQFIREQILQPLGLKNTFFSLSDIDLDRLMSGYYVGVEEDIKANDYGSMIATPQDLGIFLRALNDGTLLTPAEQETYSQIYEYEHGGLIPGYQSLAEYHKDIDTVVIQVMNTTDFEGYNWNLSQIFINRIVKIVRNDTKEAG, via the coding sequence GTGAGAAAGTCCTATCTTAAAAATATCTTTAGAGTCTTATTCATCGCAGCCAGTATTGGGTCTTTGTATTTTGTTCCATGGATTCTGGTAAAAGCCTGGATCATGCCGTTGCCAGATACTGTGCAAGAGCAAGTCGATGCGATCATCGATTACGATATCGATGGAGTAGTAGTGTATGTGGATCAGGTTGGTAAAGCGCCACAATTTTATGCTGCTGGATATAAGGACCGTGCCAATAAGATTCCGGCAGATCCTCATGCACTTTTCAAGATTGCTAGTATCAATAAGCTTTATGTCGCCGTTGCGATCACTAAATTGGTGCACCAGAACAAGCTGGCTCTAGACCAAAATCTAGCGCATTACTTTCCAGAGCTGACCGATAGAATTGAGTACGCAGACCAGATCACCGTGCGCAACATGGTCATGCACCGCAGTGGCATCCCTAATTTTACAGATCATCCGGGATTCTGGGAACAGCCTCATGAGAAGGATTTTGATGTTTTGGAATATGCGCTGGATCTACCGGCTAACTTTGCTCCAGATACTGATTATGAATATTCTAACACCAATTACCTATTGCTTACCAGGCTTATCGAAAAGGCTGTAGGCTATTCCCATCATCAATTTATCAGAGAGCAAATCCTACAACCGCTAGGCTTAAAAAACACCTTTTTTAGTTTGAGCGACATCGACTTGGACCGCTTGATGAGCGGTTATTATGTGGGTGTTGAAGAAGACATCAAGGCTAACGATTACGGCTCCATGATTGCCACGCCACAAGACCTTGGTATCTTTTTGAGAGCCCTAAACGACGGCACCTTGTTGACACCAGCAGAACAAGAAACCTATTCGCAGATTTACGAATACGAACATGGTGGTTTGATACCAGGTTATCAAAGCCTCGCTGAATATCACAAAGACATCGACACGGTCGTCATTCAGGTGATGAATACCACAGATTTTGAAGGTTACAACTGGAATCTTTCCCAGATCTTCATTAACCGCATTGTCAAGATCGTACGCAACGATACAAAAGAAGCAGGATAG
- a CDS encoding aldo/keto reductase translates to METKQIGTTDLRMPPVAFGCNVLGWTMDRKQSFKVLDELYEMGFNYMDTADVYSRWVDGHEGGESERILGSWMKERGLRDRIIVATKVGMDVGQGHIDLSRSHITQQIGKSLHNLQTDYVDIYFSHRHDPNVEIADVLETYAGLIKEGKVRHIGASSFPLDVFKTAIALHEQHNLPKYQIYQPEYSLLHRTDFENGYQDFVLQNDIAVTNYWALANGFLTGKYESIDDIKGTSRESNLKKYFDDKGMRVLKALQQVSQDTGISQAGVTIAWTIAQPGITAPIVSATKTGQLQAFREAATNSLSKDHLAILNKASN, encoded by the coding sequence ATGGAAACCAAACAGATAGGAACTACAGATTTAAGAATGCCACCAGTAGCCTTTGGGTGCAACGTGTTGGGCTGGACCATGGATCGCAAACAGTCCTTTAAAGTGTTGGACGAACTGTACGAAATGGGATTCAATTACATGGATACGGCAGATGTGTATTCCAGATGGGTCGATGGGCATGAAGGTGGCGAGAGCGAGCGCATTCTGGGCTCCTGGATGAAGGAACGCGGCTTAAGGGACCGCATCATTGTCGCGACTAAGGTTGGAATGGATGTAGGTCAAGGACACATCGACCTTTCCAGAAGCCACATTACCCAGCAAATTGGGAAAAGCCTCCACAACCTACAAACCGATTATGTAGATATCTATTTCTCACACCGCCATGATCCCAACGTTGAGATAGCCGATGTGCTGGAGACCTATGCAGGATTGATCAAGGAAGGAAAAGTGAGACACATAGGTGCCAGCAGTTTCCCGCTGGATGTGTTTAAAACGGCCATCGCTTTGCACGAGCAACACAATTTACCTAAATATCAAATCTACCAGCCAGAATACAGTTTATTACATCGCACCGACTTTGAAAACGGCTATCAGGATTTCGTTCTTCAAAACGATATCGCGGTCACGAATTACTGGGCACTGGCTAACGGTTTCCTCACTGGTAAATATGAGAGCATCGATGACATTAAAGGAACCTCTCGCGAAAGCAATTTGAAGAAATACTTTGACGATAAAGGTATGCGTGTCTTGAAGGCTCTACAACAAGTATCTCAGGACACAGGAATATCACAAGCTGGTGTGACCATTGCGTGGACCATCGCACAGCCAGGAATCACGGCGCCTATCGTGAGCGCTACAAAGACAGGGCAACTTCAAGCCTTTAGGGAAGCAGCAACCAACTCCTTAAGCAAGGATCATCTTGCTATTTTGAATAAGGCAAGTAATTGA